Within Streptomyces roseirectus, the genomic segment GCTGGACTCCTTCGACAAGGACCAGGCCGTGTTCTCCGTCAACGAGAACTACAAGGGCAACGCCCAGGTCAAGAACTCCGGCGTCACCCTCAAGTTCTTCCACGGCGACCAGTCCGCCCTCAAGAAGGCCCTCCTCGACGGCAAGGTCGACATCGCCTACCGCGGCCTGACCGCCGCCGACATCACCGACGTCCAGCACAGCGACAACAGCAAGGGCGTCGACGTCGTCGAAGGCACCAGCGCCGAGGTCCAGCACCTCGTCTTCAACATGAAGGACCCCGTCGCCGGGAAACTCCCCGTCCGCAAGGCCATCGCCCACCTCATCGACCGCGACGCCCTCATCAAGGACGTCTACGAGGGCACCGCCGACCCCCTCTTCTCGATCATCCCCGCGGGCATCACCGGCCACAACACCGCCTTCTTCGACCGCTACGGCGCCCGGCCCTCCGTCGAGAAGGCCACCGCCGCCCTGCGCGAAGGCGGCATCACCGACAAGGTCAAGCTCACCCTCTGGTCCACGCCCTCCCGCTACGGCCCCGCCACCGACCAGGAGCTCAAGACCATCGCCGGCCAGCTCAACGCCAGCGGCCTGTTCGACGCCGACGTCAAGTCCGTCCCCTTCGACAAGTACGAGAAGGACATCGAGGCCGGCAAGTACGGCGTCTACGTCAAGGGCTGGGTCCCCGACTACCCCGACGCCGACAACTTCACCGCCCCCTTCTTCGGCGAGGGCAACGTCCTCAACAACCACTACACGAACGAGACCATCACCGGCACGCTCATCCCCCGCACCGCCGCCGTCACCGACCGCGCCGCCACCGACCGCGACTACGGCCACCTCCAGGACATCGTCGCCGACCAGCTCCCCGTCCTGCCCGTCTGGCAGGCCAAGCAGTACGCCGTCACCCGCGAGAACGTCTACGGCCTGGAGTACTGCCTCGACGCGTCGACCGTCTTCCGCTTCTGGGAACTCAGCAAGGGCTGAAAGCCTTCCGCATGACGACGACGGGGTGCCCCTTTCCCGAAGGGGCACCCCGCGTCGGTCGTCCAAGCAGTGCTTTTACTGCCGGTGCTTCTACTGCGCGCCCGGCCGCACCAACCCGCTCTCGTACGCGTACACCGCCGCCTGCACCCGGTCCCGCAGCCCCAGCTTCGTCAGCACATGACCCACGTGCGTCTTCACCGTCGTCTCGCTCACGAACAGGTCCGCCGCGATCTCCGCGTTCGACAGGCCCCGCGCGACCAGCTTCAACACCTCGACCTCACGGTCCGTCAGCGTGTGCAGCGTGTTGGGGACCGGGTCGTCGCCGGACGGCAGGTGCGTCGCGTACTTGTCCAGCAGCCGTCGCGTGATGCTCGGCGCGAGCATCGCCTCGCCGGCCGCGACCACCCGGATCGCCTGCACCAACTCGTTCGCGGGCGCGTCCTTCAGCAGGAAACCGCTGGCCCCCGCGCGCAACGCCTCCACCACGTACTCGTCCAGGTCGAACGTCGTCAGCACCAGCACCTTCGCCGGGCCGTCCCGCTCCGGGCCCGTGATCTGCCGGGTCGCCTCCACACCGTCCATCCGGGGCATCCGGATGTCCATCAGCACCACATCGGGCTGCAGCGCCCGCACCTGATCCAATGCCTGAAGACCGTCACCGGCCTCCCCCACGACCGCGATGTCCTGCTCCGCCTCCAGAATCATCCGGAAGCCGGTACGCAGCAGCGGCTGGTCATCGACCAGTAGGACGCGGATGGCCACGAAAGTCTCCTTCGCTCGTCCGGGCCCATTCTGCCTTGTACGAACGGTGAAGACCCGACCGGGCTGGGGAGGGGGCGTCGGGGGAGTCAGGGGGGCTGTGGAGGCTGGGATGGGAACGCGTATAGGGGTGAGGCTGGGGCGGGGAGAGTGCGGGGGCCCGGGAGGGCGTGGGACCGCTGCACGAGGTGCTGCCGACGCCGGCCGCACGGGGGAGGGTCCGCCGGTCCCCGGCACGGTGACTGTCGCCCGCCGCGGCCAAGGGACCTCGGACGCCGGTCCCTGCCCGGACAGCCTCCACGGCTCAGGAACGTCCGCGCCCCGGACGCCGGGCCCGACCCCCGGCGACACCGAGGGCCCTCGGACACCGGCCTCGGCCTCCCGGCGTCGCCAGCACCTCCTGCGGTGGCCCCACGCCCTCCCGGGCTTCATGCCCTCCCCGCCCCATGTCCTCCCGGGCCCTCTCGGCCCCCGGGCTCTCTCGGCCCCCCCCCACACCCTCCCCGCCCCCATGTCTTCCCTGCCCCCACACTCTCCCTGCCCCCACACTCTCCCGGCCCTCGCGCCCTCCCGGGCCCGGGGCCGGCCCCTCCGCTGGGGAGAGGGAGCGGGCGGGCTACTGCTGGGGCTGGGGTTCCCGGAGGGGGAGGGGGTACGGCGGGGGTGTGCCGCCGAATTCCGGGCAGTGGGACTGGTGGTCGCACCAGCCGCAGAGCTTGGTGGGGCGGGGACGCCAGTCGCCGGTGCGGGTGGCCTCGGTGATCGCCTCCCAGAGCGCGAGGAGCTTGCGTTCGACGCGTTCGAGGTCGGCGGGAGTGGGGTCGTACGTGAGGACGTCGCCACTGCCGAGGTACACGAGCTGGAGCCGGCGCGGGATCACCTTCTTCAGCCGCCACACCACCAGCGCGTAGAACTTCATCTGGAACAGCGCCCCCTCCGCGTACTCGGGGCGCGGCGCCTTGCCCGTCTTGTAGTCGACGATCCTGACCTCACCCGTCGGCGCGACGTCGACCCGGTCGATGATCCCGCGCAACGTCAGCCCCGAATCCAGCTCGGCCTCGACGAACAGCTCCCGCTCGGCCGGCTCCAACCGCGTCGGATCCTCCAACGTGAACCACCGCTCCACCAGCCCCTCCGCCTCCCCGAGCCACCGCGCGAGCCGCGCCCCCTCAGGGTCGTCCGCGAACAGCTCGGCGACCTCCGGACGGCTCTCCCGCAGCCGCTCCCACTGCCCCGGCACCAACCCCTTCGCCCTCGGCACCGTCCGCTCCCCGGCCGGCGCGTCGAACAGCCGCTCCAGCACCGAGTGCACCAGCGTCCCCCGGGTCGCCGCCTCACTCGGCTTCTCCGGCAGCCGGTCGATCACCCGGAACCGGTACAGCAGCGGACACTGCATGAAGTCACTGGCCCGCGAAGGAGAAAGCGAACTGGGCACGGAGGAACGAGACCGAGAGCCCGCCGGGGGAGAGACGACAGGGGAGGCCGCAGCGCCGGCGGACCCCTCCGAGACGGCCGCGCCACGACCGACGGCGGACAGCACACCGTCCGCAGCCCCCTCGACATGCGAACCCCCCGCAGACCCCCCGGCACGCGCGGCCCCCGCGGACTCCCCACCCGGCCCACCCACCCGCGCGAGCAGAGCCGCCACCGCGTCCGCGGCTCTCCCGGAAGCAGTCACGCCGGAAGCGGCCACCCCGCCCCCGGCCTCCCCCTCCGGCACACACGCCCGCGCACCCACCCCGTCACGCCCCTCTGCCACACCCTCGCTGCTGCTCTCCATGCCCCAGACCATACGACCCACCACTGACAGTCACCCACTCCCGCCGTCCCGACCCCGACGGGCGGGCAAACACAGGGGGTGCCGGGGCGGAACGCGCCGCGACGGCCGCATACCATCGGTCGAAGACCCTTCCGCCCGGCAGGAGCGGGAGACCTTTCGATCGAGGGGACACCGTGGTGGAAAGCGGCGGGAGCGGCCAGCCGCGGCCGGACAACGAACAGCCGACCGAGCACCCCTCCGACGACCCCACACCGCAGTCGGACGAGACCCCCCGCCCGTCCGACGAGCAGCCCACCCCTCCCGCGCCCGCCGACTCCCGGACGGACGAAGCCGACACCCCGGCCGACGACCCGACCCCACCCCCGGCGGCCAAGTCCCCCCAGCCCCCGGCCCCGGAGGAGCAAGAGGAGAAAGCGGATACCACCCCCGCCGACCCCCCTCACGACGACGCCACACGCCAGATCCGCCTCCCCGCGAAACCCCCTGCCACCCCCGGCCCCGAGGCCGAACCCCCCGCGACCCCCCGGACCCAGCCCCAGCCCCCGGCCCTCACCCCCGACCTGCACCCCGACCGCCCCCACGCCCACAGCGGCACCGGCGGAGCGAGCAGCACCGGTGGTGCCGGCAAGAAGGAAGCCGAGAAAGCGCGCGAACCCCGCAGCGGCATCCTGATGGGCCGCCCCTTCGGCGTGCCCGTGTACGTCGCCCCCAGCTGGTTCCTGGTCGCCGCCCTGATCACCTGGGTGTTCGGCGGCCAACTGGACCGCGTGCTGCCGGAACTCGGCGCGGGCCGCTACCTCGTCGCCCTGTTCTTCGCCGTCGCGTTCTACGCCTCCGTCCTGGTCCACGAACTCGCCCACACCGTCGCCGCCCTCCGCTTCAAGCTCCCGGTCCGCCGCATCCAGCTCCAGTTCTTCGGCGGCGTCTCGGAGATCGAGAAGGAGGCGGAGACCCCGGGCCGCGAGTTCTGGCTCGCGTTCGTCGGCCCGCTGCTGTCCCTCGTCCTGTCCGGCGTGTTCTACCTGGCGATGCTGCTGGTCGACCCCGGCACGGTCCCCGGCGTCCTGCTGGCCGGCCTGATGATCTCCAACCTCATCGTGGCGATCTTCAACCTCCTCCCCGGCCTCCCCCTGGACGGCGGACGGATGCTGCGCGCCGTCGTCTGGAAGATCACCGGCAAGCCGATGACCGGCACCATCGCCGCCGCCTGGGTCGGCAGGGCGCTCGCCGTCTCCGTCCTGATCGGCCTGCCCCTGCTCACCCAGTCCGGCGCGCTCGGCACCACCGCCGAGGACAGCGTCGGCATGGACACCGTCACCGACGCCCTGCTCGCCGCGATCCTCGCCGCGATCATCTGGACCGGCGCCGGCAACAGCCTGCGCATGGCGCGCCTGCGCGAACACCTCCCGGAGCTGCGCGCCCGCAACCTCACCCGCCGCGCGGTCCCCGTCGAGACGGACACCCCCCTCTCCGAGGCCCTGCGCCGCGCGAACTCCGCGGGCGCGCGCGCCCTCGTCGTCGTGGACGCCCAGGGCGAACCCCTCTCGCTGGTCCGCGAGGCCGCCATCGTCGGCGTCCCCGAGCACCGCCGCCCCTGGGTCGCCGTCAGCGGCCTCGCCCAGGACCTCACCGACGGCATGCGCGTCTCCGCCGAACTCGCCGGCGAGGACCTGCTCGACGTCCTGCGCGCCACCCCCGCCACCGAGTACCTGGTCGTCGAGGACACCGGCGAGATCTACGGCGTCCTGTCCGCCGCCGACGTCGAACGCGCCTTCGTGAGGGCCATGGCCCGCCCCAGCTGACGGTGGTCGGCGGCCTCCACAAACCCCGGTAGGCTGTTCACATGTCCGAACCGACCGGTGCCGCCCGCAGGCGCGGGCCCTTCAAGGTCGGGGACCAGGTTCAGCTGACCGACCCCAAGGGCCGTCACTACACGTTCACGCTCGAAGCCGGGAAGAACTTCCACACCCACAAGGGTTCCTTCCCGCACGACGAACTGATCGGCGCACCCGAGGGCAGCGTTGTCCGCACCACCGGGAACGTCGCCTACCTCGCGCTGCGCCCCCTGCTCCCCGACTACGTCCTGTCCATGCCCCGCGGGGCAGCCGTCGTCTACCCGAAGGACGCGGGGCAGATCCTCGCCTTCGCCGACATCTTCCCCGGCGCGCGCGTCGTCGAGGCCGGCGTCGGCTCCGGCTCGCTCAGCAGCTTCCTGCTGCGCGCCATCGGCGACCAGGGCATGCTGCACAGCTACGAGCGCCGCGAGGACTTCGCGGAGATCGCCCAGCAGAACGTGGAGCGCTACTTCGGCGGCCCCCACCCCGCCTGGCAGCTCACCGTGGGCGACCTCCAGGACAACCTGTCCGACACGGACGTCGACCGCGTCATCCTCGACATGCTCGCTCCCTGGGAGTGCCTGGAGGCCGTCTCCAAGGCCCTCGTCCCCGGCGGCATCCTCTGCTGCTACGTCGCGACCACCACCCAGCTCGCGCGGACCGTCGAGTCCATCCGCGAGATCGGCTCCTTCAACGAGCCGACCGCCTGGGAGTCGATGATCCGCAACTGGCACATCGAGGGCCTGGCCGTCCGCCCCGACCACCGGATGATCGGCCACACCGGCTTCCTCCTGACCGCCCGCCGCCTCGCGGACGGCGTCGAGCCCCCCATGCGCCGCCGCCGCCCCGCCAAGGGCGCCTACGGCGAGGACTACACGGGCCCCAACGCCGACGGCGGCACGGGAGACCGCTAGCCCGGCGCACGCGTACGGCGCCGCGGCCCAGTTCCCGTCAACCGGAACCGGGCCGCGGCGCCGACCTGTTGGCGAGCCGCACGGCCCTCACCCCCACCGTTCCACCGCCCCGCCCCCCTGTGGCACGATGCTGGCACTCCCGCCCCTCTTCGGCACCGCCCCCTTTCGGCACAGCCCCCTCAGGAGACGCGCACTCGTGCAGCAACCCGTCGTCCCGGAACTGGCCCACACCCACACCCGCCCCATCCACTGGCTCGCGACCGCCACCGCGCTCGCCGGCGTCGTCGCCCTCTCCTCGGTGATCCAGCCCGACCCCGCGACCGCCGCCCAGCCCACCGCCGGGACGACCGCGGACGACAGACCCGCCGCCGTCGCCCCCTCGGTCGCCGGCGTGGACTTCCCCCTCGACTGCGGCCCCGTCAAAGCCCTCGTCGTGAAACAGGCGGCCGGCGATCTGGACGGCGACGGACGGCCGGAAACCGTCGCCGTCGTCCACTGCGACGCCCCCATGGGCACCCCGCCCGACTCCGTGTACGTCATCACGCGCGGCGCGAAGGACGACGCCCCGCGCGTCGTCGCCACCCTCGTCGGCCCCAAGGACGGCAACACGGTCACCTCGGTCGCCGTCACCGACGGCGCCGTCCGCGCCTCCCTGCTCGGCTACTCCACGTCGGACGTGCCCCGTTGCTGCCCCGACGTCAAGAGCGAGGCCCAGTGGCGATGGAAGGACCACAGGTTCGTCCGCTCGACCCCCGCGGGCACGCGCACCGTCTGAAACGAGCCACCCGGGAAGCCGCACCGACGCGGGGTGAGTGAACGCTCACTCCGCGTCCGGGCCGTACACCTCCACCCTGTCCGAAACACGCCGCACATGGATGCACTCACCCGGGCACTCCCGAGCCGAATCCACCACATCCGTCAGCAACGGCAACGGAACCGGCACCACCGCGCCCGGCTCCGACAACAGTTCGTCACCCGCCCCGCGCACGTACGCCAGACCATCGATGTCCAGCTCGAACACATCCGGCGCGTACTGCGCGCAGATCCCGTCCCCCGTGCAGAGATCCTGGTCGATCCAGACCTCCAGAGCGTCACCGGCGACACCGGCCTCCCGCAGCACGTCCATCTCTCCCGCGACTCCCGCCGTTTAACACCGAGCCCCACGGGAACCATGCAGGCTCTGACCGCCGTTGAACACTTCGACCCTACCTGGA encodes:
- a CDS encoding ABC transporter substrate-binding protein, producing MNKRTQWPVLPIVAGLASGLLTGCGSESGSSGGSGSSVVMGMSDDVLATDPASGYDPGSWLLFNNVFQSLLSFPKGGTDPEPDAAKECTFSDTETKVYECTLKSGLKFSNGDSLTSEDVKFSFERMLKINDESGPAIMFPMLDKVEAPDEHTVVFRLKVPDATFPSKLASGAGSIVNHEQYDADGLRKDDKAIGSGPYKLDSFDKDQAVFSVNENYKGNAQVKNSGVTLKFFHGDQSALKKALLDGKVDIAYRGLTAADITDVQHSDNSKGVDVVEGTSAEVQHLVFNMKDPVAGKLPVRKAIAHLIDRDALIKDVYEGTADPLFSIIPAGITGHNTAFFDRYGARPSVEKATAALREGGITDKVKLTLWSTPSRYGPATDQELKTIAGQLNASGLFDADVKSVPFDKYEKDIEAGKYGVYVKGWVPDYPDADNFTAPFFGEGNVLNNHYTNETITGTLIPRTAAVTDRAATDRDYGHLQDIVADQLPVLPVWQAKQYAVTRENVYGLEYCLDASTVFRFWELSKG
- a CDS encoding response regulator, producing the protein MAIRVLLVDDQPLLRTGFRMILEAEQDIAVVGEAGDGLQALDQVRALQPDVVLMDIRMPRMDGVEATRQITGPERDGPAKVLVLTTFDLDEYVVEALRAGASGFLLKDAPANELVQAIRVVAAGEAMLAPSITRRLLDKYATHLPSGDDPVPNTLHTLTDREVEVLKLVARGLSNAEIAADLFVSETTVKTHVGHVLTKLGLRDRVQAAVYAYESGLVRPGAQ
- a CDS encoding PD-(D/E)XK nuclease family protein — translated: MQCPLLYRFRVIDRLPEKPSEAATRGTLVHSVLERLFDAPAGERTVPRAKGLVPGQWERLRESRPEVAELFADDPEGARLARWLGEAEGLVERWFTLEDPTRLEPAERELFVEAELDSGLTLRGIIDRVDVAPTGEVRIVDYKTGKAPRPEYAEGALFQMKFYALVVWRLKKVIPRRLQLVYLGSGDVLTYDPTPADLERVERKLLALWEAITEATRTGDWRPRPTKLCGWCDHQSHCPEFGGTPPPYPLPLREPQPQQ
- a CDS encoding site-2 protease family protein produces the protein MVESGGSGQPRPDNEQPTEHPSDDPTPQSDETPRPSDEQPTPPAPADSRTDEADTPADDPTPPPAAKSPQPPAPEEQEEKADTTPADPPHDDATRQIRLPAKPPATPGPEAEPPATPRTQPQPPALTPDLHPDRPHAHSGTGGASSTGGAGKKEAEKAREPRSGILMGRPFGVPVYVAPSWFLVAALITWVFGGQLDRVLPELGAGRYLVALFFAVAFYASVLVHELAHTVAALRFKLPVRRIQLQFFGGVSEIEKEAETPGREFWLAFVGPLLSLVLSGVFYLAMLLVDPGTVPGVLLAGLMISNLIVAIFNLLPGLPLDGGRMLRAVVWKITGKPMTGTIAAAWVGRALAVSVLIGLPLLTQSGALGTTAEDSVGMDTVTDALLAAILAAIIWTGAGNSLRMARLREHLPELRARNLTRRAVPVETDTPLSEALRRANSAGARALVVVDAQGEPLSLVREAAIVGVPEHRRPWVAVSGLAQDLTDGMRVSAELAGEDLLDVLRATPATEYLVVEDTGEIYGVLSAADVERAFVRAMARPS
- a CDS encoding tRNA (adenine-N1)-methyltransferase, encoding MSEPTGAARRRGPFKVGDQVQLTDPKGRHYTFTLEAGKNFHTHKGSFPHDELIGAPEGSVVRTTGNVAYLALRPLLPDYVLSMPRGAAVVYPKDAGQILAFADIFPGARVVEAGVGSGSLSSFLLRAIGDQGMLHSYERREDFAEIAQQNVERYFGGPHPAWQLTVGDLQDNLSDTDVDRVILDMLAPWECLEAVSKALVPGGILCCYVATTTQLARTVESIREIGSFNEPTAWESMIRNWHIEGLAVRPDHRMIGHTGFLLTARRLADGVEPPMRRRRPAKGAYGEDYTGPNADGGTGDR
- a CDS encoding ferredoxin, with translation MDVLREAGVAGDALEVWIDQDLCTGDGICAQYAPDVFELDIDGLAYVRGAGDELLSEPGAVVPVPLPLLTDVVDSARECPGECIHVRRVSDRVEVYGPDAE